One Puntigrus tetrazona isolate hp1 chromosome 25, ASM1883169v1, whole genome shotgun sequence genomic window, aacgcGCGGTTAATTGCTGCCGAGTGAATTGTGAAGCTCCGTGTGAATGCGCCTGTTGTCTTCGCAAAGATGGCTTTGCTCTCTGCCGCCGCTCCACATTGTTAATGAAATGCACAGATTTGAATGCGCGGATGTGTCCGTGCTTAACATTTGAGCTGAAGAACAACCCGGGGAATAGCgattaagaaagaaactgtacaaaacatctttttttttcttaaagctgAAAAATATACTCACCCTCACGacgttccaaacctgcatgacctTCTTTGGAGCACaatgttattttgaagtgtATTGAAGAATTAAACACGAACATtgctatttaaactaaaataccCTTCTCAAAGAGAGAACCTGTTTGTTAATGTTGCTATATCTGACAAACCATGAGCTTTTACGCCACACATCACGTACATCATATGCATTGGGGACAAAGAggaaactgtaaaaaaacagatcactataaaaaaataaaataaaataaaatttagggttaaaaaacaacagaattttacagtaaaaaaataaatatggcagcaatattttaggttttacagttttaaattgaatttaaacaccgtaattttattttgtggtataatgttaatataccaacaaACTGAAgtgctgaaatctgttttgtaattttgtggtgatgagaaagtcacatgatgaactgAAGATGTGACACACAACCCTAATATACAAAActgatcagaaaaaaaaagaaacaaaaattgtaacaaaaaaatccCCATCAAATTTGAAACTTCCAAAAACGGTATACTGTGGTAAAATTACATGTAATGTTCAATACAGTATAATACCATATACAGTAGAGGAAATTATTAACCGTTAACCGTTTATTAGGGTTTTACTTTAGCACTTTTTACAGTCTTTTACTGTGTCGCATGAACTGAtcatctcttcctctttaccacacataaaaaaaattacgattaaatttacaacatttaaaaattcccGGTGTAGTTatagcacaaaacaaacaagaatgAATATCAAAAAGTGTCTTTGACATCAAATCGAACCACTTTTTTAATAAGTCCACCGATGTAAATCTACTCTCTTTTCCGGTTTGTTTATAGAAAATGGCGAATTGCCATCATGATTGGTCAGATTGCCTGCCGGCGAACGAATGGTCAGTAGACTAAGCTGACAATTCATAATGTTAGAAATGGAGACATTTTGCTACTACGGGTTGGCAGTATCCCAaaaacttcttcttttttttttgcattgtgggTCAACGCTCCAAGAGCAAACCTTTGTGAACTGGCCTTCTGCTCCATAATTAGTCTTAAACGGAGAGCCACAGGACAATTAATCAGCAAATTTACAAAACTCCCCCAAAAATACGGACCCAAAGCCATAtccaagcatttatttttactattataaaaatcGTGTTACCTACTTTGcattaaactttttaaagattttaaggACCTTTCGTGCTACTTCCGACATTTGCTACTGTGCCGTTGCTAACGTTGCTGACTCATATATGCCAAATTGCTTGcttgttttccatttatttgtctctttgaataaaatcatctgccgaatgattaaatacaaaagtgaTTAAATGCCGATAAATTCTATAGCGATAAATTCTAGGTAAATATCGCAATAAAATGTAAGTCCAAATCTGCTGGAAAAAATCGGGCAAGAATGTCCTTTAGACGTCAATCCAAACAGATGTTCCTCCTCtcctttaaaatattgcaattatattcattaaaacagTCAGGCACAAGTAAAATGAGCAGAGCTTTGTCTCGCAGGTATTTGTCTCTGAGCACAGCACTGGAAAACAGCACCGCTGTGCTCATCGACGAACACAATGAGGCAGCCAGTGAAATTTATTCATACTGCAACATGCACTACGTCCAGCTGCTTTAGATCAGCAAGGAAGAAATGCCTCATGCGTCTTTTCTCAATTCACTCATTTGTAATACTGTCTAAAACTTAAGAACTGGTGGAGAGAGTCACACACTAAATACTGCCTATCAGTGAAAAACACAGCAAGATGATGTTTTGAAGCACTACAACAAACACAAATCCATGTTTCAAAGCTGTAGTTtgtaatatgaaatacaaaacaggGTTAATATTGacagttgttattattacagttttgcttaaaacttAAATCTCAATTCGACACAACACACCTTGGTGAAAGAAAACTAAGGAGACAATAAAGAAAAGACAATGATAGTTTATTTGTAACCTTATCTTGTGTATGAACTACAAACTCTGATTTCTATAATCGATCtccatctttttttaaaggtcatgaaataatgtttacatGAAAATCAATCCAGTCGTCTTTTACAGCATatctcgctctctttttttttttttttcatcttttagaaCAGGTTGGcacatgtaaaattaaaatttaaaaagtttttgtttttgttttttctttttttcgtttttattttcaaaatgtatttttatagaaatctaCCACTAGAACAGCATTCCCTCTCAGAGACGAAAAGAAAGAAGTTACGTGAAACGGAGAGAAAAGCATCTCGTTCACTCCTAAACTGAAACCCAAAACACAGACGTGTTTGCATGAAGGGACTGAACAAAcatacagaaaaaagaaaatcacaagaagttgaaaaacaaaaattataataaaaattatcatATCATAAAAAACGACAAAGACCTTTTCCAAAAATTATGACAATTTAAGACATGATTCTATTCcttaagaataaataaaatgcaactgaaAACCCAATGACTTGGTTTACTTTTGTGCTAAACTCCATTGAAgataaggattttttttcccgCTTTATGTTCAGATTGACATCAATTTCAGTGAGAACGCAAACTAAAATCAGAAAGACAAGAAAATGAATTAAGATTCGAAAGAGCAGCATATTCAGATGAAGAACAGTCTTTTTTTGCACGCTTTGATATCTTGATTAGAAAATGTACCAGATGGCCTTTGCATCTAGTGGGCAGGAGGTACGCTCAAAAACTTTTTTCGTAATGATCAGAAATAGCAAAACTGACAAGGATAATTGCATTAGATCTTTTAAAATCAGAGTGCATCTGGTGTGTGATCAAAATATGATATGGGAAAGTTCACCAAATGCCACATGCTATCAGTTGGCATCTGTATTAAGACCAGAAACGCATGAGAAAAATCTCCTAATCAGTCCCCTGTGCACTTTGCATGAATTCTAAACGGCCAAAAACGAAACGCTACGGATCTGAATAAAATATCACAGGTTTATtggttttaattcaaattaccTATAGACCTCTAGATTGCTTTATAGATTAAATGATGCACTTCAAATGAGTCCACTTTGGCTTTTTCACCCAGCCTCGCTCTCCCATTTGACTctgaatacatttaaagtgtCAAGCCAATGTCTGTCGGTGACTCCCCGGCCCGTCCAAGGTCACTGGTTTCTATAGTGACCGTCTCAGGCCATTCTGATttcataaattaattcataatgtcAAGTCTTTCCCCCTGCAGCCAAAGGCTACTGAGTTTGTAAAGCCTTGGATGGATGTATCATCCTCGGTCTgtactgaaaataaactgaatatgatttaaaagtttaaaaagaattGCATAACTGCCTAAAAAGATTGACAGCGCCGAATGATGGAAGATAGAAtatgaaagaattaaaaaaaaaagaactagtGAGAGGGGGACAAAAACACAATCGGTTCATAGAATCTATAAAGACACACCTGTGGCATCTTTGGAAGCCTTAGATCTGAGCCACACTGACTTAGCCCTCTTATTTAGGGTTCTGTGTCTGGCTTTTAGACCATTCCAGAATGATTTCACTCAACTGTATCCATGGAGAGCACCAAGACAAGTGGACTGAAATGGAAATGTCCAGTACCAGTTCTATGCTTTCTCCACTTCAAATAAAGGCCTACAGCCCCCTGCCCATATAGAATTTGGCATAGAATGTATGTGCTGCATCTGAGTATTTGGAAACTTTAGTTGGGTGTCAAAGATGAACTGTCACAGGAACCCAAGATGTTATACACCATAAGAaggaaaatgcataaaacagttTAAGGACTTAAATAAAGCTTATTTTAAGCATGAAATGCCTCAACATGTATTTAAGGTCATGTAGGATGCCTCCAAATGGTAACTTTAATCCATAAATCTTCTGGTCCGAGCacagaaattatttgaaattgccCTGCATGCATCAAACAGACATGTGCTCCTGACATTTGGCCCGATTTTAATTGGGACACGTTTCCAGGGCTCCTTGTTCTAAATTTTAGGGTGGAGAAGCCAGGCTTACATCTGCACGTAATTTGTAGCAGGCATCCCTGTTGAAAAATTAGCTGTTTAAAGCTTGTCTTCCAGTCTGTCCAGTTGAAAAGTGCCCAAAACCATCTAACAGTGGGACCAATAGCTTAAAGAGCCACTTTTTCAGCAAGGACAACTGAACAATGTGATAGTCAAATATCACAAATTAAAGGGAGTCAAGAAACGAATCAATTAGAATTAACATGAtcaatttaaacaaacaattattgTTGTGGACGTTTTCTAATACGACACTAACACAAATGTATCGACATTAAATGGGAATCATCAGATTTGAGAAACATGGAAAGTTTCAGATTCATCTGCAAATGACTTGGGTCCTTACATACAGAACAACAGATTTAAACAGAGTTTAAAAGCATATTAGTAAACCAACaacctttaaaataacattaaaaaacatggaGAAATAATTGCTGGAAAAATAATTGCAGATTACATCTTTTCTTGATTAAACCACAATAGTTATTTtccttaaataaataacttctgTTATGTAAAGACACTTTTGAAACGGTTGACGTACACTCAACTCCCATAGTCCTTTTCTGCTTGTCAGCATCCTTCTTATACGTCTTGCATCGGTCTACTGTGTCTTTGTTTCGACAATCTTCAAAATCGATATGTCACTTACAGTTCCATAAAAGTTttagaagtcttttttttttctttgtttaatccACATTATGAAAAGCAGTTCAGATCTGGGTTTCTTGTACATTGTCTTTTGAGCTGGCCCGAATTAGCAAAGGTTCGTGGGCAGAGCTGTGTATAGAATTGATGGTGGAGGCATGGTTGTACGCAGTCTTGTAGGCGTTGTAGTGATTCAGGTGCTCATGCTCCAGTGGGGGGAGGGCGAGGTGGCCCTCCATGGTAGGTCCACCTGTTACACAATCCTCATCCACGTTTATGATCTCGATGGTTCGCGTTGGTGCGTGGTGGTTCTGCTGGTGATGCTGTTTGcgcattttataaaatatgatcAGCATGACGGCTGCCATCAGCGTGATGGCCACAAAGCAACCAATGATGATCTTTGTGGTCTTCATGACCTCATCCAAGGTGTTGAGGGAGCCATCAATCAGGGCTGTGACTGGGATGGTGTAGGTCTTGTCAGTGGCCTTGGTGGACAGTGGCGTCCGTGCTGTCGTGGTTGTGGTAGTGAAAGAAGGTGGTAAGGTCTCCCAAATCCCAGAAGAAGGAGTGGGGCCCCCCTTCTGCTGTACCGTTGGATGGCCCTCATCGTGTGCCGCTTCTGTGGTCTCGACGGTAACTGTGGTAAAGTAACTGAAGCTGCTGTTCTCTGTTGAGGACACATTGAGCGTAGCCGAGGCTGTTGTGTTACCTGCGGAGTTGCTCACCATACAAGTGTACGTTCCTGTGTCCTGCATTGTGACATTGGTAAAGTTTAATGTCCCATCATTGAGCACGGAAATACGCACCTTGTAAGCCCCATGTGTCATGATAGATCCATTGGGTGTGATCCAGCTGACAGAGGTCAAAGAATTTGCTCGACATTTCAGTTCTGCTGCCATGCCCTCAGTCACGTTCAGGTCCGCTGGTGGCTCCACGATCACCGGTGCATAACAATGGAAATAGTTCTGGTCAAGTTCGCCGATATAACGCCCCTTGTGGCTGGCAGGTGACGAGCAGCGAGCACAGCAACTGGTATTGGCCGGCACCATTTCCTTTAGCCACCAACTAAGCCAGAGGATGTCACAGTTGCAGTTCCAGGGGTTGTGGTGCAAGTGTACCCTCTCCAAGTGGTGTAGTGGGGTGAAGAGGTCATGAGGCAGGAGGGTAAGGTTGTTATGGGCCAAATTGAGCTCCACGAGGGACTGAAGATCATCAAAGGCATTTCTCTCAATCGTCTGGATCTGCGCATGCATCATCCATAGTTTCTGTAAGTGGACGAGGCCTTTGAAAGAGCCTGGCCTTATTATAGATAGCTGGTTTCCTGACATCTCCAACTCATCCAAACGGACGAGAGGAATGAGGTTGGGGATCTCCTTTAAGTTGCACATGCCCAGGTTCAGGTACCGCAGGTTGCTGAGGCCTTCAAAGGCACCTTCTGAGATATACGAGAGCCTTTTCAGCTCACCCAAGTCCAGCCTTCGCAGCGATGGTACACGGTTGAAGGCATAAGAGGGTATACTCTCGATTGGGTTATTCCTCAACCAAAGCTCTTTAAGTTTGGACAGGTACTCGAAAGCCCCATTGGGGATTGTGGTTAGACGATTATCGAAGAGCTCCAGAGTGTTGAGGTTAGCCAGCCCATTGAAAGCTCCAATTTCAATGTTGCGGATGTGGTTCTTGCTGAGCTGCAGGATCTCCAGGTGCCTTAGATGCTTGAAGCTGTCGACTTTGATCACCTGGATGAGGTTCTCCTGAAGGTTCAGGTACCTTGTGTTGGTGGAAATACCATCGGGTACATCTCGAAGGCCGCGTCGAGTACAGATGACCTTGCTGAACTGGTTGCTACAAGAGCAGACGGAGGGGCAGGTCTGCGCTCGCACCAGGCCAGCCACCACCAGAAGCTGCAGGGCCAGTGACAGCACAAACAGTGGGTCGGACAGGGCCCGGTTCCACCTAGGACCTCTCATCGTCTGCTGCATCAGGGAGGAGGTCATCTTGTTTATCATTCATAATTCGCTGACAGGTTCTCCACTCTATGGGAAGGGTTTTATTAGGctgaactgcaaaaaaagaaaaaaagaaccatATAAGATTTGGAATGCCACTATAGATGACACTAACACAAATCGATGTTAAATATAATCAATGCTATAGATAATACACACCAAAATGACATTCAGTCTTATTGAGTTTATGTTGCTTATTTGCACATGCTCTTCAGTGGCTGATTCACTaaacaaattatgtaaattagGTAATGCCACAAATACTGCAATAAAAGTGGCACTGCAATCAATTTCCATGGTGAGTTTCTCCACAAAAGGGtcaaaactgtttaataaatcattgaaaAAACTAGGggagaaagataaaaaaaaatgtcgaCATTATATAGGTGCACCAGCATTGAAAACAATGTCTAGCCACTAAATGCTTTCTAGCCTGGTGAAAGTGAATCACAGACAAAACATTTCTCACATACACATGCACCATAGGTGACCTTGGAAGAGTGTTTTATAtccatttcaatttttttggaGTGCGTGTGGTGTCTGTGAGTTCATGTCTCGCACAGCACTCTCAATCTAAGTCACATAAAGCTGCACCTCAATATTGGGTctgttttctctgtttcctCCTCTACTCAGTCAGGGAGATATGAACTGCCTTGTCTGTCTGtgtcactttatttattcttgCAGAGGAGGCATAAATAAAAGCACGGCTTCCCACCTACCAATCCTTCAATCAACTCCACATATCAAGAGTGTTATTCTCTCAGAGATACTTAAAGGCACGTGTGTGACCAGACTGAGAAAGAAACCTATGTTAGATATGAGTGGACAAACACGTTTGGTTTAGCTTACATATACTTGAATTTCAAGGGTCTATATAGATactttgtttttgcaatgaCCTTAGCATTCTTAGCAGCATGCtagtttaaaaacacaatttctctGAACATATTAGCATGCAGTTAGCTTGATTTATAAACTTGTATTGAGACCTTGTTTCACTCTGTCCTAACATTTTTAGGATGAACCTCATATGAATGCCCCCAAGATGTCTAGTCTAGTGAACATAATCCTCAATCTCACTAATTATATAATGCTTCCTCAAGAATGACAAGTCATTTAGACAACCCACCGACTAATCGATTATGAAAATGTgctgcaaataaaaacatctctCCATAGACACTCTGAGCACTAGAAAAGGTTTTGGATTGCAGGATGTGAAAAAGAGCTGTTGAACATGGATGTTCTTCCCTGTGGGCATTACAACACCATGTTGAAAGCACTGCAAAACTGTTTGTACTACTTTTCACTCTCTGGCTTgcctttcctcttcctctcggCAGGGTGCTGGTCTTAACCTAATAGTGACTGCCATAACAATCAATTCTTTCATCGCAAATCTACTTGAATTGCTGCCCTGAAGTCTTCTAGACTGCTGCTGAGGATCACACACGAAACATATACTGACCGTGTTATCACTAAACGTTTTAAAGAAGAACGACTCACAGTAGTTAAACGATATGCTCATActtcatttaattgaatttcatgCAGagataattgtaatatatatctTGCATGTAAATGATCAATTACAAGGAAAGATAAAGCTTTAACTTCACAAATCTTTTCGAAAAACTGAAAATCCCTGCTGGTTTCAAGCGCGGGGTCCGGTTTATCTTCCCTGATTTGATTTTACACTAATAAAATTGCATAACACAATCTAGGTTGCTCCAAgtcgagagagagaggggagcaaacaaaaaagcactCCACAGAAATCCTGCTGCCTCTCAAACAATGAGCCTGGCAAAATTGGATTTCGTGTGGGAAGGGAATTAGAtgaaaaaatgataaacaaaaaataagattatgaaatgaatacatttttaaacttctgCCCCAGTAAGAGACGATGAAGCAGGCGGTAAACGCTTCAGCAGGGAGGGAGGTAAAGAAGAGGATCAAGCGGCGGAGGCCTTGAAAGGCGTGAGGTGTAACGAGgtgaattaattttttcaaataacatgAAAGTGAATGCCATTGCTGCTGACAACAATGCGGCTGTGTGCTTCTCAGCACAGTGCAAGCTCGAAAAGCTTCTGTGCTTTCCTTCACATGGCGGGGTGAGCAGGGTGAGGCGAGAACAATTATGGCAATCATGCAGTTCTGCACAAGAGAATCAAATGTCAAGAGCTGTATTGGATTAATATGGTGTTCACCTTCGAGGAAAGAAGATaatggaagaagaagaagaacagaagaggaggaagaactATAAGAAGGAGGTGGAAAGGGAAGTGAAAAAGAGGAAGGAGAAGGTAAGCAACGGGAGGTGAAGAAGCAGAGCAAGAGAACGGAAGAAAGGAAGATGTATGGCAGGGAAACAAGGGGGAAGTTAAAAAGAGAGGAAGTAGAAAGGAAGATGGAGAGATATAGGAAGTGGTAAACAGGAAGGGGAGAAGTCTAGTGGAAGGAGTGAGAGAAGAGGGAAAAGAGAGATAGACATAAGCTAGAAACTAAGAagggaaaaggaaagaaaatgagaagtaaagaggaggaagaggaagtagAAGGAAAGGGGAAATGAAAGGGAAAAATGAAAAGGTAGTAGTGGACAAGGTGATGTAAAGTGATGTAAAGGGAAGAAGAGGAAAAGAGGAAAGGAAGtatgaagaaagagaaaggaaacaGGACACGAAGAGGAAGTTGAAAGGAAatgggagaaaagaaaaagaaaagaggtaaACAGGAAAGGAAAGGTAAGGAAAATAATGTAACAAAGAGGAAGCAGACAGAAAGGTGAACTAGAAGGGAAGAGGATAAGGATGttaaagattaaagaaaaataagaggAAATCAAAGGAGAGAGGAAAATGATGCAGAataaaagagaaggaaaaggaggaggaaatttaggtaaaacaataaaagataaataaaataattagagGAAGTTACAAGGAAGAGGCTGAATAgaagagaaaagacaaaaaaagaccaaaaaagaaaagagaaaggaaggtcagaggaagtaaaaaaagaagaggaaggAAACTTGAACAAGAAGAGAAGGAAGGAGGAAGGAAAGAAGAGAAGGAGAGGCAAAGAGGGAAAAATATAAGGCTTCCACATGCACTGTATCGTCATTTGGCAACATACATGCAGATGACACCAGGCCACAGATGCCAGTAATGCTGACAGAAGAGGGTAATGTTGAGCTGTGAGTAATGCTGTCATTTAACAAACACGTCATATCAAGCCTGCTCTATTCAAAAACCAAAGGTATTGAGGAAATAAAAGATTTCCTTTAGATTTTCAAGACGCTTAGAGAGAGAGGCCCTGAGCCAGGTTTCATTTATCTGCAGGCCTGCTGGAGCACAGTTCATAGATATGTTGGATAGCATCAATAAACTATGATAGTTCAGCCGTTGGTTTACAAGACTGGGAATTGCTTCATATAAAAGAAAGCAGGATGGGAAGTTCTCCACAGGGTCATCCATCCACAGTCGGATGAACAGCTTATAGGCGGTAGAATCACCGAGTTTACCTGCAGCAATAGACCTTCAGACGTTACGATCAGGTGCAACAAGACCAGGAATAACATACAAGCCAGAGCACTCTTGCTAATATTTAGTAACTATGTCACAACATTGCTGGTTATTTGGTCtggcaacaaaaatatttccaaagaaaaacagagcGGAATGAATTAGATGAGTAAATGTTTCAGTGACTCATTGAATGAGAGATGGTCACTTGTTTATTCCAGAAAGAATCaagtgtttataaaaattgGATAAGTGATTGCCTCAGTGACTCACTTATATAGTCATTTACTTTCTCAGCAAAACAAAGTTTTAAGCAAAATAACTGAGAATGATTCAATAACTTACTCATAAAGATGATCCCTCGTTTCTTcctaaatctgtgtttttgaacaaataatatGAATGTATGTTTCAGTGGCTCACTCATAAAGAGTCATGAATTAATTCATGAGTATATCAATGTTTTGAAGGAATTGgttgaatgattcagtgacttgACAAGATGGGCACTTGTTGGACGAGTGAATGGCTCAGTGACTTACTTAGAATCATTTACTTAATTCCTGAGCAAATCAATGTTTTGAACTAAATGATTgagaatgattaaataaatgattcataaagATGGTCTCTCGTTTTTTCCTAATTccttgtttttgaatgaattgaatGAGTGCATGTTTCAGTGTCTCACTAATAAAGAGTAATTCctgagtaaataaatgttttgaacaaaCTGATTGAGACCGATTCAAAGATGCACTCAATAATTTCTAAACGGATCAGTGTCTTGATATAATTAGTTGAGTTTCAATacaatgactcactcataac contains:
- the lrrc4ca gene encoding leucine rich repeat containing 4C, genome duplicate a, with the protein product MINKMTSSLMQQTMRGPRWNRALSDPLFVLSLALQLLVVAGLVRAQTCPSVCSCSNQFSKVICTRRGLRDVPDGISTNTRYLNLQENLIQVIKVDSFKHLRHLEILQLSKNHIRNIEIGAFNGLANLNTLELFDNRLTTIPNGAFEYLSKLKELWLRNNPIESIPSYAFNRVPSLRRLDLGELKRLSYISEGAFEGLSNLRYLNLGMCNLKEIPNLIPLVRLDELEMSGNQLSIIRPGSFKGLVHLQKLWMMHAQIQTIERNAFDDLQSLVELNLAHNNLTLLPHDLFTPLHHLERVHLHHNPWNCNCDILWLSWWLKEMVPANTSCCARCSSPASHKGRYIGELDQNYFHCYAPVIVEPPADLNVTEGMAAELKCRANSLTSVSWITPNGSIMTHGAYKVRISVLNDGTLNFTNVTMQDTGTYTCMVSNSAGNTTASATLNVSSTENSSFSYFTTVTVETTEAAHDEGHPTVQQKGGPTPSSGIWETLPPSFTTTTTTARTPLSTKATDKTYTIPVTALIDGSLNTLDEVMKTTKIIIGCFVAITLMAAVMLIIFYKMRKQHHQQNHHAPTRTIEIINVDEDCVTGGPTMEGHLALPPLEHEHLNHYNAYKTAYNHASTINSIHSSAHEPLLIRASSKDNVQETQI